The proteins below come from a single Gordonia sp. X0973 genomic window:
- a CDS encoding vitamin K epoxide reductase family protein, with the protein MSEQEIETAEPTVEPGAIGVYYRERWNRITAWVLVIGGVIGFGAAFIITLDKLKILADPNYVPSCTIGQVLNCGTVMTSWQAGLFGFPNPLIGLAAFAMVVTAGVGIFAGARYANWYWAILQLGVTLALAFVFWLIYSSVYDIRKLCLYCMIVWAVTIAMFVVVTVRNIIASRAEPSPRLRAVAGFVPLIVIVAYMIVAGIILDQFWTLFF; encoded by the coding sequence GTGAGTGAGCAGGAGATCGAGACCGCGGAGCCGACGGTCGAGCCGGGCGCGATCGGCGTCTACTACCGCGAACGCTGGAATCGCATCACCGCCTGGGTGCTGGTGATCGGCGGCGTGATCGGCTTCGGCGCGGCGTTCATCATCACCCTGGACAAGTTGAAGATCCTGGCCGATCCGAACTACGTCCCCTCCTGCACGATCGGTCAGGTGCTGAATTGCGGCACGGTGATGACCTCGTGGCAGGCCGGACTCTTCGGCTTCCCGAACCCGTTGATCGGCCTGGCCGCCTTCGCGATGGTGGTCACCGCGGGCGTCGGCATCTTCGCCGGCGCGCGCTACGCCAACTGGTACTGGGCGATCCTGCAGCTGGGGGTCACCCTCGCCCTGGCCTTCGTGTTCTGGCTGATCTATTCCAGCGTCTACGACATCCGCAAGCTCTGCCTGTACTGCATGATCGTGTGGGCCGTGACCATCGCCATGTTCGTCGTCGTCACCGTGCGGAACATCATCGCGAGCCGGGCCGAGCCCTCCCCGCGCCTGCGCGCCGTCGCGGGATTCGTCCCGCTGATCGTGATCGTTGCCTACATGATCGTCGCGGGCATCATCCTCGACCAGTTCTGGACCCTGTTCTTCTAA
- a CDS encoding alpha/beta hydrolase has translation MSQSTNPPLPLAVRAQRALLRGVGKIPAPVTAPLRRIGTKNSAGDRIDPLVAVVGLAAATVPALDMYDEDPAVARRKLDMATAMTAPAFPPFEVDEDLVIDGPGGQIPATRYRATRESRGLVVLFHGGGWTIGSRASHDSMARNLAVDAGVDVLSVEYRLAPENPFPAAVDDALAAWHYAVDHAAQWGLDVHKIAVAGDSAGGNLAAVVAQQTRTGERGESPVVPAYQLLIYPAVDLAGHTPSYDEFATGRFLTRRHMDWFVDSYVPDEAQRKDPLASPLRAPDLSGLPPAHIVVAGFDPLRDEGLAYADALRASGVPVTVDRVGPMIHGFFGLTALSPVARESARRAAAAVAQALA, from the coding sequence GTGAGCCAATCCACGAATCCGCCGTTGCCCCTCGCCGTCCGCGCACAGCGCGCACTGTTGCGCGGAGTCGGGAAGATCCCGGCACCGGTCACCGCCCCGCTGCGCCGGATCGGGACCAAGAACTCCGCCGGGGACCGCATCGATCCGCTGGTGGCCGTGGTCGGGTTGGCCGCCGCCACCGTTCCGGCGCTGGACATGTACGACGAGGATCCGGCCGTGGCCCGGCGCAAGCTCGACATGGCGACGGCGATGACCGCGCCGGCCTTCCCGCCGTTCGAGGTCGACGAGGATCTGGTCATCGACGGTCCGGGCGGGCAGATCCCGGCGACGCGGTACCGGGCCACCCGGGAGTCGCGCGGTCTCGTCGTGCTCTTCCACGGCGGCGGGTGGACGATCGGCAGCCGGGCCAGCCACGACTCGATGGCGCGTAACCTCGCCGTCGACGCCGGTGTCGACGTGCTCAGCGTCGAATACCGGTTGGCGCCGGAGAACCCCTTCCCCGCGGCCGTCGACGACGCGCTGGCCGCCTGGCACTACGCCGTCGACCACGCGGCGCAGTGGGGGCTGGACGTGCACAAGATCGCAGTCGCCGGCGACAGTGCGGGTGGCAACCTGGCCGCCGTCGTCGCCCAGCAGACGCGTACCGGCGAGCGAGGCGAATCACCGGTCGTGCCGGCCTATCAGCTGCTGATCTATCCGGCGGTCGACCTCGCCGGGCACACCCCGTCGTATGACGAGTTCGCGACCGGTCGCTTCCTGACCCGCAGGCACATGGACTGGTTCGTCGACAGCTATGTGCCCGACGAGGCACAGCGGAAAGACCCGTTGGCCTCGCCGTTGCGGGCGCCGGATCTGTCCGGGTTGCCGCCGGCGCATATCGTCGTCGCCGGGTTCGACCCGCTGCGCGACGAGGGGTTGGCCTATGCCGACGCCCTCCGGGCCTCCGGGGTGCCGGTCACGGTCGACCGGGTCGGCCCGATGATCCACGGATTCTTCGGGCTGACCGCGTTGTCGCCGGTGGCGCGCGAGTCGGCACGCCGTGCTGCCGCGGCGGTCGCGCAGGCATTGGCCTGA
- a CDS encoding type 1 glutamine amidotransferase, whose translation MSESVLRIGLVLPDVMGTYGDGGNALILRQRARMCGIEAEIVEITLDDDVPDSLDVYTLGGAEDFAQRLATRHLTEHPGMQRAAQAGRPVLAICAAIQVLGHWYETAAGEKVDGIGMFDLTTSPGPARAIGELVTDPLVAGLSQPLSGFENHRGITVLGSDAQPLAKVRHGVGNGTPEKVEGIVQGSVIGTYMHGPLLARNPELADHLLKRALGVEELAPLNLPEVDQLRKERLAAAR comes from the coding sequence ATGAGTGAATCGGTATTGCGTATCGGCCTGGTGCTCCCCGACGTGATGGGGACCTACGGCGACGGCGGCAACGCGCTGATCCTGCGCCAGCGCGCCCGGATGTGCGGGATCGAGGCGGAGATCGTCGAGATCACCCTCGACGACGACGTGCCCGACTCGCTGGACGTCTACACCCTCGGCGGCGCCGAGGACTTCGCCCAGCGCCTGGCCACCCGGCACCTGACCGAGCACCCGGGGATGCAGCGCGCCGCTCAGGCGGGCCGCCCGGTCCTGGCGATCTGCGCGGCCATCCAGGTGCTCGGCCACTGGTATGAGACCGCGGCCGGGGAGAAGGTCGACGGCATCGGCATGTTCGACCTGACCACCTCCCCCGGTCCGGCGCGCGCCATCGGCGAACTCGTCACCGATCCGCTGGTGGCCGGCCTGTCGCAGCCACTGTCCGGCTTCGAGAACCATCGCGGGATCACCGTGCTCGGCTCGGATGCGCAACCCCTCGCCAAGGTGCGCCACGGGGTGGGGAACGGAACGCCGGAAAAGGTGGAGGGCATCGTCCAGGGCAGCGTGATCGGCACCTATATGCACGGCCCGCTGCTGGCCCGCAATCCGGAGTTGGCCGACCACCTACTGAAACGGGCGCTCGGCGTCGAAGAATTGGCCCCGCTGAACCTGCCCGAGGTCGACCAGCTCCGCAAGGAACGGTTGGCCGCCGCGCGCTGA
- a CDS encoding SRPBCC family protein, protein MAQVTATQTVQINATPDAVLAALSDYTTTRPAILPANYRDYSVLSGGEGNGTQVHWILQATEKRQRDVKATVAVADSTITETDANSSMVTTYTVAPSGSGSTVTTTTTWQGAGGIGGFFEKTFAPKGLGRIQAELLGNLKTRLES, encoded by the coding sequence ATGGCGCAGGTAACCGCCACCCAGACCGTTCAGATCAATGCGACACCCGACGCGGTGCTGGCAGCGTTGTCGGACTACACGACGACCCGCCCGGCGATTCTCCCGGCGAACTACCGCGACTACTCGGTGCTCTCCGGCGGCGAGGGCAACGGCACGCAGGTGCACTGGATCCTGCAGGCCACCGAGAAGCGTCAGCGCGACGTGAAGGCGACCGTCGCCGTCGCGGATTCGACGATCACCGAGACCGACGCCAACTCCTCGATGGTGACCACCTACACCGTCGCGCCCAGCGGCAGCGGGTCGACAGTCACCACCACGACGACCTGGCAGGGTGCCGGCGGCATCGGCGGCTTCTTCGAGAAGACCTTCGCACCGAAGGGGCTCGGTCGCATCCAGGCCGAGCTGCTGGGCAACCTCAAGACGCGGCTGGAGAGCTGA
- a CDS encoding pseudouridine synthase, with amino-acid sequence MDATRVVLRADGDLTVGEALLASPVGAEVGAPGLASRADAGEIVDLDGLPVRLDAPSRRNAAVFFYRDLPREVPIPFDLEILHVDDDLVVVDKPHFLATMPRGRHVVETALVRLRRQFDDDEIAPAHRLDRLTAGVVMFTRRPQVRAAYQEMFASRSVTKTYWAASAAETTLPAAGVRVANRIEKRAGDLRAAVVPGPVNAISTITPVDDGFTLMPHTGRTHQLRVHMAGLGVPIEHDPLYPDVRPDLAELPDLGDFSRPLQLVATSLEFVDPITGERRRFVSHRRR; translated from the coding sequence GTGGACGCGACGCGGGTGGTGCTGCGCGCCGACGGTGATCTGACCGTGGGCGAGGCGTTGCTCGCGTCACCGGTCGGCGCCGAGGTTGGGGCGCCGGGACTCGCGTCGCGCGCCGACGCGGGCGAGATCGTCGACCTCGACGGCCTGCCGGTCCGACTCGACGCACCGTCGCGGCGCAACGCTGCGGTGTTCTTCTACCGCGACCTGCCGCGCGAGGTACCCATCCCGTTCGACCTGGAGATCCTTCACGTCGACGACGACCTCGTCGTCGTCGACAAGCCGCATTTCCTCGCGACGATGCCGCGCGGACGCCACGTCGTGGAAACAGCTCTGGTCCGGCTGCGCAGGCAGTTCGACGACGACGAGATCGCCCCCGCGCACCGGCTGGACCGGCTGACCGCCGGCGTCGTCATGTTCACCAGGCGCCCGCAGGTCCGCGCCGCCTATCAGGAGATGTTCGCCAGTCGCAGTGTGACGAAGACCTACTGGGCGGCGAGTGCCGCGGAGACAACGTTGCCCGCGGCCGGGGTCCGGGTGGCCAACCGCATCGAGAAGCGGGCCGGCGATCTGCGCGCTGCCGTCGTGCCCGGCCCGGTCAACGCGATCAGCACCATCACCCCCGTCGACGACGGATTCACGCTTATGCCGCACACCGGGCGAACCCATCAGCTGCGGGTCCACATGGCCGGACTGGGTGTGCCGATCGAGCATGACCCGCTCTACCCCGACGTCCGGCCCGACCTGGCGGAACTTCCCGATCTCGGCGACTTCTCCCGACCGCTGCAGCTCGTCGCGACCAGCCTCGAATTCGTCGACCCGATCACCGGGGAGCGCCGCCGCTTCGTCTCGCACCGGCGTCGCTGA
- the recR gene encoding recombination mediator RecR, with protein MYEGPIQDLIDELAKQPGLGPKGAQRIAFSLLAGERGDIDRLIGALGRVRDDVTFCSECGNVSANTKCRICSDARRDATKICVVEEPKDVNAIERTKEFSGRYHVLGGALDPLSGIGPDQLRIRELLRRLGNQEDGIDVTEVIVATDPNTEGEATATYLLRMLRDFPGLEVTRLASGLPMGGDLEFADELTLGRALSGRRALA; from the coding sequence ATGTACGAGGGACCGATCCAGGATCTGATCGACGAGCTGGCCAAGCAGCCGGGGCTCGGTCCGAAGGGTGCCCAGCGCATCGCGTTCAGCCTCCTCGCCGGTGAGCGCGGCGACATCGACCGGCTCATCGGGGCGCTCGGCCGGGTCCGCGACGACGTGACCTTCTGCTCCGAATGCGGCAACGTCTCGGCGAACACCAAGTGCCGGATCTGCTCCGACGCACGGCGCGATGCGACGAAGATCTGCGTCGTCGAGGAACCCAAGGACGTCAACGCGATCGAGCGGACCAAGGAGTTCTCCGGTCGCTATCACGTGCTCGGCGGGGCGCTCGACCCGTTGTCGGGAATCGGCCCGGATCAGCTGCGGATCCGTGAGCTGCTGCGACGCCTGGGCAACCAGGAAGACGGTATCGATGTGACCGAGGTGATCGTCGCGACCGATCCGAACACCGAGGGCGAGGCCACCGCCACCTACCTGCTGCGGATGCTCCGCGACTTCCCCGGACTCGAGGTCACCCGGCTGGCTTCCGGTCTGCCGATGGGCGGCGACCTCGAATTCGCCGACGAACTGACCCTGGGCCGTGCGCTATCGGGGCGGCGTGCGCTGGCCTGA
- a CDS encoding MFS transporter, whose amino-acid sequence MPQRTIDASEAGTDADNLAAATRLATEKGIPGPGLGATAEHVRTFLAEHGGKAAAYQPHAVLQLGPLEAWQWMFLAMAVPALVYGLLTFTIPESPRFLISQHRIPEARKVLEKLLGEKNLEVTIDRIRHSLKSETKPKWSDLRRPGKGGVYPVVWIGLALSVFQQAVGINVIFYYSNILWQAVGFKESQSFQISVFTSIVNVLVTIVAISLVDRIGRRPLLLIGSSGMFVSLGTMAVCFALAKVVDDKPVLEGATGPIALVAANLFVIFFGVSWGPVVWVLLGEMFPNRFRAAALSVAAAGQWAANWAITVSFPPLKDISLGLAYGIYTAFAFASFWFVYKFVYETKGKTLEEMDELAGLAPVDE is encoded by the coding sequence GTGCCGCAGCGGACCATCGACGCGTCGGAGGCCGGCACCGATGCCGACAACCTCGCGGCGGCGACCCGGCTCGCCACCGAGAAGGGGATACCGGGACCGGGTCTCGGCGCGACGGCCGAGCACGTCCGCACCTTCCTCGCCGAGCACGGCGGCAAGGCCGCCGCATACCAACCGCACGCGGTGCTGCAACTGGGCCCGCTCGAGGCCTGGCAGTGGATGTTCCTGGCGATGGCGGTGCCGGCGCTGGTGTACGGGCTGCTGACGTTCACCATCCCGGAGTCGCCGCGCTTCCTCATCTCCCAGCACCGCATCCCGGAGGCGCGCAAGGTCCTCGAGAAGTTACTCGGCGAGAAGAACCTCGAGGTCACTATCGACCGGATCCGGCACTCGCTGAAATCGGAGACCAAGCCCAAGTGGAGCGACCTGCGGCGTCCGGGTAAGGGTGGCGTGTACCCGGTGGTCTGGATCGGGTTGGCGCTGTCGGTCTTCCAGCAGGCCGTCGGCATCAACGTGATCTTCTACTACTCCAACATCCTGTGGCAGGCCGTCGGTTTCAAGGAGAGCCAGTCGTTCCAGATCAGCGTCTTCACCTCGATCGTCAACGTGCTCGTCACCATCGTCGCCATCTCGCTGGTGGACCGCATCGGCCGTAGGCCGCTGCTGCTCATCGGCTCGAGCGGGATGTTCGTCAGCCTGGGCACGATGGCCGTCTGCTTCGCCCTGGCGAAGGTCGTCGACGACAAGCCGGTATTGGAGGGAGCGACCGGTCCGATCGCGCTGGTGGCCGCGAACCTGTTCGTCATCTTCTTCGGCGTCAGCTGGGGCCCGGTGGTCTGGGTGCTGCTCGGCGAGATGTTCCCCAACCGGTTCCGGGCGGCGGCGCTCTCGGTGGCCGCGGCCGGCCAGTGGGCGGCGAACTGGGCCATCACGGTCTCCTTCCCGCCGCTGAAGGACATCTCCCTGGGCCTGGCATACGGGATCTACACGGCCTTCGCGTTCGCGTCGTTCTGGTTTGTCTACAAGTTCGTCTACGAGACGAAGGGGAAGACGTTGGAGGAGATGGACGAACTCGCCGGGCTGGCCCCGGTCGACGAGTAG
- a CDS encoding FAD-binding oxidoreductase produces the protein MTAQTGTGPTAHDQGVARLLESYRAIPPEGTVRLAKKTSNLFRRRERNPYPGLDTSGLSGVISVDPVARTADVAGMCTYEDLVDATLPHGLAPLVVPQLKTITLGGAVTGLGIESTSFRNGLPHESVLEIDILTGSGEIITATPTNEYADLFYGFPNSYGTLGYSVRLWIELEPVKPFVELRHVRFTDLRTLMSTMTRIVDEKTYDGVPVDYLDGVVFTADESYLVLGRQTDDETVPLSDYTGKHIYYRSIQHAPSSTPKTDRLTIHDYLWRWDTDWFWCSRAFGTQNPTVRRFWPRRWLRSSFYWKLIALDHRYNIGDRLNARKGLPPSERVVQDIEVPIEKTVDFVEWFLANVPIEPLWLCPLRLRDPAPGTPADAARPWPLYPLEPHRTYVNVGFWSAVPVTPGEPGYTNRLIEKQVAALDGHKSLYSESFYSPEEFAALYGDEQYRKLKSTYDPKSRLLDLYSKAVKSQ, from the coding sequence ATGACAGCGCAAACGGGGACGGGGCCCACCGCACACGACCAGGGTGTGGCGAGACTGCTGGAGAGCTACCGCGCGATCCCTCCAGAGGGAACGGTGCGGCTGGCCAAGAAGACGTCGAATCTCTTCCGACGGCGGGAGCGCAATCCGTATCCGGGCTTGGACACCTCCGGGCTGTCCGGCGTGATCTCGGTCGACCCGGTGGCCCGCACCGCGGACGTCGCCGGGATGTGTACCTACGAAGACCTCGTCGACGCGACACTGCCGCACGGGTTGGCCCCGCTGGTGGTGCCACAGCTGAAGACGATCACGCTGGGCGGCGCGGTCACGGGGCTCGGCATCGAGTCGACGTCGTTCCGCAACGGGCTGCCGCATGAATCGGTACTCGAGATCGACATCCTGACCGGGTCGGGTGAGATCATCACCGCGACGCCGACCAACGAGTACGCCGACCTGTTCTACGGCTTCCCCAACTCCTACGGGACGCTCGGATATTCGGTCCGGCTGTGGATCGAGCTGGAACCGGTCAAACCCTTCGTCGAGCTGCGCCACGTGCGGTTCACCGACCTGCGCACGCTGATGTCGACGATGACGCGGATCGTCGACGAGAAGACCTACGACGGGGTGCCGGTCGACTACCTCGACGGCGTCGTGTTCACCGCCGACGAGTCCTATCTGGTGCTCGGCAGGCAGACCGACGACGAGACCGTCCCGCTCTCGGACTACACCGGGAAGCACATCTACTACCGCTCCATCCAGCACGCACCGTCGTCGACGCCGAAGACCGACCGGCTCACGATCCACGACTACCTGTGGCGCTGGGACACCGACTGGTTCTGGTGCTCGCGGGCCTTCGGGACGCAGAACCCCACGGTCCGACGGTTCTGGCCCCGACGGTGGCTGCGCAGCAGCTTCTACTGGAAGCTCATCGCGCTCGACCACCGCTACAACATCGGCGACCGGCTGAACGCGCGCAAGGGGCTGCCGCCCAGCGAGCGCGTGGTGCAAGACATCGAGGTGCCGATCGAGAAGACCGTCGACTTCGTCGAGTGGTTCCTGGCCAACGTGCCGATCGAACCGCTGTGGCTCTGCCCGCTGCGCCTGCGCGACCCGGCCCCCGGCACTCCGGCCGACGCGGCGCGGCCCTGGCCGCTGTACCCCCTCGAACCGCACCGGACCTACGTCAACGTCGGGTTCTGGTCCGCGGTCCCGGTCACCCCCGGCGAGCCCGGCTACACCAACCGATTGATCGAGAAGCAAGTCGCCGCCCTCGACGGCCACAAGTCGCTCTACAGCGAGTCGTTCTACTCGCCGGAAGAGTTCGCCGCCCTGTACGGCGATGAGC
- a CDS encoding MurT ligase domain-containing protein — protein MSHEQGRLPARTRLALAAAASARWASRAAGRGKGSMIGGLVAAKVDPSIMSRLGVGRRTALVTGTNGKSTTTRMLAAALADVAPVATQADGANMDAGIIATLSLTRGKPLAALEVDELHVPHVSDALNPQALILLNLSRDQLDRVGEINIIERRLREGIARHPEMTVIANCDDVLVTSAAFDAPNVVWVAAGASWVGDSVSCPRTGEPIIRSADGQWRSTGDERFARPTPDWWFDEENVYGPDGFSAPLAPAVPGRANRGNATQAIAAAVAMGADPAKAANAVGTVGEIAGRYGVTTVGEHAVRTLLAKNPAGWQEALSMIDQDAPGLVIAVNGQVPDGEDLSWLWDVRFEAFESMQVIASGERSADLGVRLLYAGVKHTTIPDPMAAIAACPPGRVEVLANYTAFRDLGTALERRRNE, from the coding sequence ATGTCGCACGAGCAGGGCCGATTGCCCGCCCGCACCCGCTTGGCGCTCGCCGCCGCCGCGTCGGCCCGCTGGGCGTCGCGCGCGGCCGGGCGCGGCAAGGGTTCGATGATCGGCGGGTTGGTCGCCGCCAAGGTCGACCCGTCGATCATGTCGCGGCTCGGCGTCGGTCGGCGCACCGCGCTGGTCACCGGCACCAACGGGAAGTCGACGACGACGCGCATGCTGGCCGCGGCGCTGGCCGACGTGGCGCCCGTCGCCACGCAGGCCGACGGCGCGAACATGGACGCCGGGATCATCGCGACCCTGTCGCTGACCCGGGGCAAGCCGCTCGCCGCACTCGAGGTCGACGAGCTGCACGTCCCGCACGTGTCCGACGCGCTGAACCCCCAAGCGCTCATCCTGCTGAACCTCTCGCGCGACCAACTCGACCGCGTCGGCGAGATCAACATCATCGAGCGGCGACTGCGCGAGGGCATCGCGCGGCACCCAGAGATGACGGTCATCGCCAACTGCGACGACGTGCTGGTCACCTCGGCCGCCTTCGACGCGCCCAACGTCGTGTGGGTCGCCGCGGGGGCCAGCTGGGTCGGCGACTCGGTGAGCTGTCCGCGCACCGGTGAGCCGATCATCCGATCCGCCGACGGACAGTGGCGCTCCACCGGCGACGAGAGGTTCGCCCGGCCGACGCCGGACTGGTGGTTCGACGAGGAGAACGTCTACGGCCCGGACGGGTTCAGCGCTCCCCTGGCCCCCGCGGTCCCCGGGCGGGCGAACCGCGGCAACGCGACCCAGGCGATCGCCGCGGCGGTGGCGATGGGCGCCGACCCGGCGAAGGCCGCCAACGCCGTCGGGACGGTCGGCGAGATCGCCGGGCGTTACGGCGTGACCACCGTCGGCGAGCACGCGGTGCGGACGCTGCTGGCGAAGAACCCGGCCGGCTGGCAGGAGGCGCTGTCGATGATCGACCAGGACGCCCCCGGCCTGGTCATCGCGGTCAACGGACAGGTCCCCGACGGCGAGGACCTCTCCTGGCTGTGGGATGTGCGCTTCGAGGCCTTCGAATCGATGCAGGTCATCGCGTCCGGTGAGCGCAGCGCCGACCTCGGGGTGCGGCTGCTGTACGCCGGCGTGAAGCACACGACGATCCCCGATCCGATGGCCGCTATCGCCGCCTGCCCGCCTGGGCGGGTCGAGGTGCTGGCGAACTACACCGCCTTCCGCGACCTCGGGACGGCATTGGAGCGGAGGCGAAATGAGTGA
- a CDS encoding uridine kinase, translated as MRWPESDAARHALVADLVATVESGIIAVDGPSGSGKSTFAASLMAAFADAGRGAVLVSTDEFATWDDPVAWWPEMVDGVLRPFLAGEPLRYRPRVWTGDRAVPGAEILRAWQPVLVLEGVSSARRSIAPILTRALWLDGGTPEQRLEAAVAREGEHARGHLVAWQRFEEGWFAVDQTRERCESG; from the coding sequence GTGCGCTGGCCTGAGTCTGACGCGGCTCGACATGCGCTCGTCGCCGACCTGGTCGCGACCGTCGAGTCGGGCATCATCGCCGTCGACGGACCGTCGGGATCGGGAAAGTCCACTTTCGCCGCGAGTCTGATGGCCGCCTTCGCCGACGCGGGTCGTGGTGCGGTGCTGGTCAGCACCGACGAGTTCGCGACGTGGGATGACCCGGTGGCCTGGTGGCCGGAGATGGTCGACGGGGTGCTCCGGCCGTTCCTCGCGGGGGAGCCGCTGCGCTACCGACCGCGAGTCTGGACCGGGGACCGTGCCGTGCCGGGAGCCGAGATTTTGCGCGCTTGGCAGCCGGTGCTGGTCCTTGAGGGCGTGTCGTCGGCGCGGCGCTCGATCGCGCCGATCCTGACCCGCGCGCTATGGCTGGACGGTGGGACGCCTGAGCAGCGGTTGGAGGCCGCCGTCGCGCGCGAGGGCGAGCATGCGCGAGGGCATCTCGTCGCGTGGCAGCGGTTCGAGGAAGGTTGGTTCGCGGTGGACCAGACCCGCGAGCGCTGTGAATCCGGCTAG
- a CDS encoding YbaB/EbfC family nucleoid-associated protein — protein sequence MNSPPTWTGSCAEIGHPTTTLDAVTQTPDLGGLFGGGDENALSGLLAQAQQMQEQLMSAQQEIAQTSLTGSAGNGLVTVTGTGAGGITGITIDPKVVDPADVETLQDLIIGALADLDSRRDALSAEKMGPLAGGLGGSLPGLH from the coding sequence ATGAACTCGCCGCCCACCTGGACCGGCTCCTGCGCTGAGATCGGGCACCCGACGACTACGCTGGACGCCGTGACGCAAACACCAGACTTGGGCGGCCTCTTCGGCGGTGGCGACGAGAACGCGCTGTCCGGTCTGCTCGCCCAGGCGCAGCAGATGCAGGAACAGCTGATGAGCGCCCAGCAGGAGATCGCACAGACCAGCCTGACCGGATCGGCGGGCAACGGCCTGGTCACCGTCACCGGCACGGGGGCCGGTGGGATCACCGGCATCACCATCGATCCGAAGGTCGTCGACCCCGCCGACGTCGAAACCCTGCAGGACCTGATCATCGGGGCGTTGGCCGACCTGGATTCCCGGCGCGACGCGCTGTCGGCCGAGAAGATGGGCCCGCTCGCGGGCGGTCTGGGCGGTTCGCTGCCCGGCCTGCACTGA